In the Leifsonia sp. 466MF genome, one interval contains:
- a CDS encoding M20/M25/M40 family metallo-hydrolase, whose product MTAEALDRFRALLRIPTMSRNAVEETDWAVFDEFVATLPQLYPAMHSALEQERHGHSLLYRWRGRSDEAPTVLMAHYDVVPATAEGWTHPPFAAELTGSGEQQVLWGRGAIDDKGALVAILEAVEALVQDGFQPANDVYLSFGHDEETVGSGARAIVSVLAGRGIRPALVLDEGGAVVERIFPGVSKPIAVIGVSEKGITSVRLTVEQNGGHASTPPKTTATVRLARAITRLNDRPFPARLTETNLRMVETLGAHATGPLRAVFTRARRLQPALRVVFGRLSDETRAIVRTTTAVTQLRGSLAANALPETAEAVVNTRIAVGSSVAETLDHIRRAIRDDAVRVEAVDASEPSPVSPADGPEWDRLATAIGAVHPHAVVTPYIMLGASDSRHFTGICDAVYRFTPFELSAEERGALHARDERIHVATWRRGIAVYAHLLRAS is encoded by the coding sequence TGCCACAGCTCTACCCGGCCATGCACAGCGCCCTGGAGCAGGAGCGGCATGGACACTCGCTGCTCTACCGCTGGCGCGGCCGGAGCGACGAGGCGCCCACCGTCCTGATGGCGCACTACGACGTGGTTCCCGCGACCGCGGAGGGCTGGACGCATCCGCCCTTCGCCGCCGAACTGACCGGCTCGGGCGAGCAGCAGGTGCTGTGGGGGCGCGGGGCGATCGACGACAAGGGGGCGCTCGTCGCGATCCTGGAGGCGGTGGAGGCGCTCGTGCAGGACGGCTTCCAGCCGGCCAACGACGTATACCTGAGCTTCGGACACGACGAGGAGACGGTCGGCTCGGGAGCGCGGGCGATCGTCTCGGTGCTCGCCGGGCGCGGCATCCGCCCGGCACTCGTCCTCGACGAGGGCGGCGCCGTCGTCGAACGCATCTTCCCGGGCGTGAGCAAGCCCATCGCGGTGATCGGCGTGAGCGAGAAGGGCATCACCAGCGTGCGGCTCACCGTCGAGCAGAACGGCGGTCACGCGTCCACTCCCCCGAAGACGACCGCGACGGTCCGGCTCGCCCGCGCCATCACCCGCCTCAACGACCGGCCGTTCCCCGCCCGGCTGACCGAGACGAACCTGCGGATGGTGGAGACGCTGGGCGCGCACGCGACCGGACCCCTGCGCGCCGTCTTCACGCGTGCCCGCCGGCTGCAGCCCGCGCTGCGCGTCGTATTCGGCCGGCTCAGCGACGAGACGCGCGCGATCGTGCGGACCACCACGGCCGTGACGCAGCTGCGCGGGAGCCTCGCCGCGAACGCACTGCCGGAGACGGCGGAGGCCGTGGTCAACACCCGGATCGCGGTCGGGTCGTCGGTCGCCGAGACGCTCGATCACATCCGCCGGGCGATCCGCGACGACGCCGTCCGCGTGGAGGCGGTCGACGCGAGCGAGCCGTCCCCGGTCTCCCCCGCCGACGGTCCCGAGTGGGACCGCCTCGCGACCGCGATCGGAGCCGTGCACCCGCACGCCGTGGTGACGCCGTACATCATGCTCGGCGCGAGCGACAGCCGGCACTTCACCGGCATCTGCGACGCGGTCTACCGGTTCACCCCGTTCGAGCTGAGCGCCGAGGAGCGGGGCGCGCTGCACGCGCGCGACGAGCGCATCCATGTCGCCACCTGGCGCCGCGGCATCGCCGTCTACGCCCACCTCCTCCGCGCCTCCTGA